A genomic region of Mus musculus strain C57BL/6J chromosome 7, GRCm38.p6 C57BL/6J contains the following coding sequences:
- the Vmn2r46 gene encoding vomeronasal 2, receptor 46 isoform X1, with product MDEINRNPDLLPNMSLIIRYTLGRCDGKTVIPTPYLFHKKTKSPIPNYFCNEETMCSFLLTGTHWEVSLSFWKYLDSFLSPRILQLTYGPFSSIFSDDEQYPYLYQMAPKDTSLALAMVSFILYFSWNWIGLVIPDDDQGNQFLLELKKQSENKEICFAFVKMISVDYVYLEPEIEMYYKQIVMSSSNVIIIYEEKDNFFDLIFRMWEPPVLQRIWITTKQWNCPTSKRDITHGTFYGSLTFLPHHGEISGFKNFVQTWFNLRNKDLYLVMPEWKYFKYEGSASNCKILKNNSSDASFDWLMEQKFDMTFSENSHNIYNAVHAIAHALHEMNLQQADNQAIDNGKGASSHCLKVHSFLRKTHFTNPLGDKVIMKQRVITQEDYDVFHFGNLSQHLGIKLKLEKFSPYFSHGRHFHLYIDMIEVATGSRKMPSSVCSAECSPGFRRLWKEGMAACCFVCSPCPENEISNETNMDQCVNCPEYQYANTEQNKCIQKGVTFLSYEDPLGMALALMAFCFSAFTAVVLCVFVKHHDTPIVKANNRILSYILLISLMSCFLCSFFFIGHPNRATCVLQQITFGIVFTVAVSTVLAKTVTVVLAFKVTDPGRRLRNFVVSGTPNYIIPICSLLQCVLCAIWLAVSPPFVDIDEHTLHGHIIIVCNKGSVTAFYCVLGYLACLALGSFTLAFLAKNLPDTFNEAKFLTFSMLVFFSVWVTFLPVYHSTKGKVMCY from the exons ATGGATGAAATCAACAGGAATCCTGATCTTTTACCAAATATGTCTTTGATTATAAGATACACTTTGGGCCGTTGTGATGGGAAAACTGTAATACCtacaccatatttatttcataaaaaaacaaaaagtcctatccctaattatttctgtaatgaagaGACTATGTGTTCCtttctgcttacaggaacccATTGGGAGGTATCTTTAAGTTTCTGGAAGTACCTGGACAGCTTTTTATCTCCACGT ATCCTTCAGCTTACCTATGGACCTTTCAGTTCCATCTTCAGTGATGATGAACAATATCCCTATCTCTATCAGATGGCCCCAAAGGACACATCTCTAGCATTGGCAATGGTCTCCTTCATACTTTACTTTAGCTGGAACTGGATTGGCCTTGTCATTCCAGATGACGATCAAGGAAaccaatttcttttagagttgaagaaacagagtgaaaacaaggaaatttgctttgcctttgtgaaAATGATCTCTGTTGATTATGTTTATTTAGAACCAGAAATTGAAATGTACTACAAACAAATTGTGATGTCATCCTCAAATGTTATTATCATTTATGAGGAAAAAGACAATTTCTTTGATTTGATCTTCAGAATGTGGGAACCTCCAGTTTTACAGAGAATATGGATCACCACAAAACAATGGAATTGCCCTACCAGTAAGAGAGACATAACTCATGGCACATTCTATGGATCACTTACTTTTCTACCCCACCATGGTGAGATTTCTGGCTTTAAAAATTTTGTACAGACATGGTTCAATCTCAGAAACAAAGATTTATATCTAGTAATGCCAGagtggaaatattttaaatatgaaggcTCAGCATCTAACTGTAAAATACTGAAGAACAATTCATCTGATGCCTCATTTGATTGGCTAATGGAACAGAAGTTTGACATGACCTTTAGTGAGAATAGTCATAACATATACAATGCTGTGCATGCCATAGCCCATGCCCTCCATGAGATGAATCTGCAACAGGCTGATAATCAGGCAATAGACAATGGAAAAGGAGCCAGTTCTCACTGCTTGAAG GTACACTCCTTTCTAAGAAAGACCCACTTCACTAATCCTCTTGGGGACAAAGTGATTATGAAACAAAGAGTAATAACGCAGGAAGACTATGACGTTTTTCATTTTGGGAATCTCTCACAACATCTTGGGATTAAGCTGAAGTTAGAAAAGTTCAGCCCATATTTTTCACATGGTCGACACTTTCACTTATACATAGACATGATTGAAGTggccacaggaagtagaaag ATGCCATCCTCTGTGTGCAGTGCGGAATGTAGTCCTGGATTCAGAAGAttgtggaaggagggaatggcagcctgctgttttgtttgcagcccctgccctgaaaatgaaatttctaatgagacaa atatggatcaatgtgtgaattgtccagaataccaatatgccaatacagaacagaacaaatgtaTTCAGAAAGGTGTCACCTTCCTTAGCTATGAAGACCCTTTGGGGATGGCACTTGCCTTAATggccttctgtttctctgcattcacagctgtggtactttgtgtctttgtgaagcatcatgacactcctattgtgaaggccaataacagaatcctcagctacatattatTGATATCACTCATGTCCTGTTTTCTGTGctcatttttcttcattggtcatcCTAACAGAGCCACCTGTGTCTTACAACAAATcacatttggaattgtattcactgTGGCTGTTTCCACAGTTCTGGCCAAAACAGTCACTGTGGTTCTTGCTTTCAAAGTCACAGACCCAGGGAGAAGATTGAGAAACTTCGTGGTATCAGGGACACCCAACTACATTATCCCCATATGTTCCCTACTCCAGTGTGTTCTATGTGCAATCTGGctagcagtttctcctccctttgttgatattgatgaacaCACTCTCCATGGCCACATCATCATTGTGTGCAACAAGggctcagttactgcattctactgtgtCCTTGGATACTTGGCCTGCCTGGCACTGGGAAGCTTCACTTTGGCTTTCTTGGCCAAGAATCTGCCTgacacattcaatgaagccaagttcttgaccttcagcatgctagtgttcttcagtgtctgggtcaccttcctccctgtctaccacAGCACCAAGGGCAAGGTcatgtgttattag
- the Vmn2r46 gene encoding vomeronasal 2, receptor 46 precursor, which yields MFILMGVFFLLNIPVFMANFTDPVCFWRINLNEIQDEYLGLTCAFILAAVQKPIEKDYFNKTLNFLKTTKNHKYALALAFAMDEINRNPDLLPNMSLIIRYTLGRCDGKTVIPTPYLFHKKTKSPIPNYFCNEETMCSFLLTGTHWEVSLSFWKYLDSFLSPRILQLTYGPFSSIFSDDEQYPYLYQMAPKDTSLALAMVSFILYFSWNWIGLVIPDDDQGNQFLLELKKQSENKEICFAFVKMISVDYVYLEPEIEMYYKQIVMSSSNVIIIYEEKDNFFDLIFRMWEPPVLQRIWITTKQWNCPTSKRDITHGTFYGSLTFLPHHGEISGFKNFVQTWFNLRNKDLYLVMPEWKYFKYEGSASNCKILKNNSSDASFDWLMEQKFDMTFSENSHNIYNAVHAIAHALHEMNLQQADNQAIDNGKGASSHCLKVHSFLRKTHFTNPLGDKVIMKQRVITQEDYDVFHFGNLSQHLGIKLKLEKFSPYFSHGRHFHLYIDMIEVATGSRKMPSSVCSAECSPGFRRLWKEGMAACCFVCSPCPENEISNETNMDQCVNCPEYQYANTEQNKCIQKGVTFLSYEDPLGMALALMAFCFSAFTAVVLCVFVKHHDTPIVKANNRILSYILLISLMSCFLCSFFFIGHPNRATCVLQQITFGIVFTVAVSTVLAKTVTVVLAFKVTDPGRRLRNFVVSGTPNYIIPICSLLQCVLCAIWLAVSPPFVDIDEHTLHGHIIIVCNKGSVTAFYCVLGYLACLALGSFTLAFLAKNLPDTFNEAKFLTFSMLVFFSVWVTFLPVYHSTKGKVMCY from the exons ATGTTCATTTTGATGGGAGTCTTCTTCCTCCTTAACATTCCAGTTTTTATGGCAAATTTCACTGATCCCGTgtgcttttggagaataaatttGAATGAAATTCAGGATGAATATTTGGGATTAACTTGTGCTTTCATCCTGGCAGCAGTTCAGAAACCTATTGAGAAAGATTATTTCAACAAGACTCTGAATTTCCT aaaaacaactaaaaaccacAAATATGCTTTGGCATTGGCCTTTGCAATGGATGAAATCAACAGGAATCCTGATCTTTTACCAAATATGTCTTTGATTATAAGATACACTTTGGGCCGTTGTGATGGGAAAACTGTAATACCtacaccatatttatttcataaaaaaacaaaaagtcctatccctaattatttctgtaatgaagaGACTATGTGTTCCtttctgcttacaggaacccATTGGGAGGTATCTTTAAGTTTCTGGAAGTACCTGGACAGCTTTTTATCTCCACGT ATCCTTCAGCTTACCTATGGACCTTTCAGTTCCATCTTCAGTGATGATGAACAATATCCCTATCTCTATCAGATGGCCCCAAAGGACACATCTCTAGCATTGGCAATGGTCTCCTTCATACTTTACTTTAGCTGGAACTGGATTGGCCTTGTCATTCCAGATGACGATCAAGGAAaccaatttcttttagagttgaagaaacagagtgaaaacaaggaaatttgctttgcctttgtgaaAATGATCTCTGTTGATTATGTTTATTTAGAACCAGAAATTGAAATGTACTACAAACAAATTGTGATGTCATCCTCAAATGTTATTATCATTTATGAGGAAAAAGACAATTTCTTTGATTTGATCTTCAGAATGTGGGAACCTCCAGTTTTACAGAGAATATGGATCACCACAAAACAATGGAATTGCCCTACCAGTAAGAGAGACATAACTCATGGCACATTCTATGGATCACTTACTTTTCTACCCCACCATGGTGAGATTTCTGGCTTTAAAAATTTTGTACAGACATGGTTCAATCTCAGAAACAAAGATTTATATCTAGTAATGCCAGagtggaaatattttaaatatgaaggcTCAGCATCTAACTGTAAAATACTGAAGAACAATTCATCTGATGCCTCATTTGATTGGCTAATGGAACAGAAGTTTGACATGACCTTTAGTGAGAATAGTCATAACATATACAATGCTGTGCATGCCATAGCCCATGCCCTCCATGAGATGAATCTGCAACAGGCTGATAATCAGGCAATAGACAATGGAAAAGGAGCCAGTTCTCACTGCTTGAAG GTACACTCCTTTCTAAGAAAGACCCACTTCACTAATCCTCTTGGGGACAAAGTGATTATGAAACAAAGAGTAATAACGCAGGAAGACTATGACGTTTTTCATTTTGGGAATCTCTCACAACATCTTGGGATTAAGCTGAAGTTAGAAAAGTTCAGCCCATATTTTTCACATGGTCGACACTTTCACTTATACATAGACATGATTGAAGTggccacaggaagtagaaag ATGCCATCCTCTGTGTGCAGTGCGGAATGTAGTCCTGGATTCAGAAGAttgtggaaggagggaatggcagcctgctgttttgtttgcagcccctgccctgaaaatgaaatttctaatgagacaa atatggatcaatgtgtgaattgtccagaataccaatatgccaatacagaacagaacaaatgtaTTCAGAAAGGTGTCACCTTCCTTAGCTATGAAGACCCTTTGGGGATGGCACTTGCCTTAATggccttctgtttctctgcattcacagctgtggtactttgtgtctttgtgaagcatcatgacactcctattgtgaaggccaataacagaatcctcagctacatattatTGATATCACTCATGTCCTGTTTTCTGTGctcatttttcttcattggtcatcCTAACAGAGCCACCTGTGTCTTACAACAAATcacatttggaattgtattcactgTGGCTGTTTCCACAGTTCTGGCCAAAACAGTCACTGTGGTTCTTGCTTTCAAAGTCACAGACCCAGGGAGAAGATTGAGAAACTTCGTGGTATCAGGGACACCCAACTACATTATCCCCATATGTTCCCTACTCCAGTGTGTTCTATGTGCAATCTGGctagcagtttctcctccctttgttgatattgatgaacaCACTCTCCATGGCCACATCATCATTGTGTGCAACAAGggctcagttactgcattctactgtgtCCTTGGATACTTGGCCTGCCTGGCACTGGGAAGCTTCACTTTGGCTTTCTTGGCCAAGAATCTGCCTgacacattcaatgaagccaagttcttgaccttcagcatgctagtgttcttcagtgtctgggtcaccttcctccctgtctaccacAGCACCAAGGGCAAGGTcatgtgttattag